The Methanococcus voltae genome window below encodes:
- a CDS encoding 2,3-bisphosphoglycerate-independent phosphoglycerate mutase gives MKAVIFVIDGLGDRPNSEGNTPLKEAKTPTMDRLAKEGINGLMNSVDIGIRPGSDTAHLALLGYDPKINYTGRGPFEASGVGLDVKPGDVAFRCNFSTVDENFIVQDRRAGRIEDTSELEKLIDGIEIDGVKIIFKESGGYRAALMLRGEGLSDKISDADPKKIGLKVKEIKPLDETPEAKKTAEIMNKLIKIVYDKLDKHPVNVERKEKGLFAANIILPRGVGEVPHIVPFEEKYGLRGACIAGTGLIKGIAKMVNLDVIEVEGATGDAFSNFDNKAKALIKAINDYDFVLVNVKGADEAGHDGHYDVKKEVIEKIDVMLEQVFKEIDRNEVYFVITGDHSTPIEEKDHSADPLPLILWGKSVRVDEVDKFDEYTAHKGGLCWIKGLHIMPILMDLMGLAKKYGA, from the coding sequence ATGAAAGCAGTTATTTTTGTAATTGATGGTTTAGGAGACAGACCAAATTCAGAAGGCAACACTCCATTAAAAGAAGCTAAAACTCCTACAATGGATAGATTAGCGAAGGAAGGTATCAATGGGTTAATGAATTCCGTAGATATTGGTATTAGACCAGGTAGTGATACAGCGCACTTGGCATTATTGGGTTATGACCCAAAAATAAACTACACTGGAAGAGGCCCTTTTGAAGCTTCAGGTGTTGGTTTAGATGTAAAACCTGGAGATGTAGCATTTAGATGTAATTTTTCAACAGTTGATGAGAATTTCATAGTTCAAGATAGAAGAGCTGGAAGAATCGAAGATACGTCAGAATTGGAAAAATTAATCGATGGTATAGAAATTGACGGCGTAAAAATCATATTTAAAGAGTCTGGTGGGTATAGAGCTGCTTTAATGCTAAGAGGGGAAGGATTAAGCGACAAAATAAGTGATGCAGACCCTAAAAAAATAGGTTTAAAAGTAAAAGAAATAAAACCATTAGATGAAACGCCTGAAGCAAAAAAAACTGCTGAAATAATGAATAAATTAATCAAAATAGTTTATGACAAATTGGATAAACATCCTGTTAATGTTGAAAGAAAAGAAAAAGGATTGTTTGCTGCAAATATCATTTTACCACGTGGTGTTGGTGAAGTTCCCCATATAGTACCGTTTGAAGAAAAATATGGCCTTAGAGGGGCTTGTATTGCAGGTACTGGATTAATAAAAGGAATTGCTAAGATGGTTAATTTAGATGTTATTGAAGTGGAAGGAGCTACAGGAGACGCTTTCTCAAACTTTGACAATAAAGCAAAAGCTTTAATTAAAGCAATCAACGATTACGACTTTGTTCTTGTAAACGTCAAAGGAGCTGATGAAGCAGGTCATGATGGTCATTATGACGTTAAAAAAGAAGTAATTGAAAAAATAGATGTAATGTTAGAGCAAGTATTCAAAGAAATAGACCGAAATGAAGTTTATTTTGTAATTACTGGCGACCATTCGACACCTATTGAAGAAAAAGACCACTCTGCTGACCCATTACCTCTTATATTGTGGGGTAAAAGCGTTAGGGTAGACGAAGTTGATAAATTTGACGAATACACTGCTCATAAGGGTGGATTATGCTGGATTAAAGGATTACATATTATGCCAATCTTAATGGATTTAATGGGATTAGCTAAAAAATATGGTGCATAA
- a CDS encoding 50S ribosomal protein L11: MAEQVVEILVTGGKATAGPPLGPAIGPLGVNIMQVVNEINQKTASYEGMSVPVSVIVDTEKRSFKVEVGIPPASALIMKELGIEKASQEPKHQVAGNLTMEQVVKVANMKYEAMLSFNIKNASKEVIGTCVSLGVNVEGKTPREAQKAIDAGEFDSFFN; this comes from the coding sequence ATGGCAGAACAAGTAGTAGAAATATTAGTTACTGGTGGAAAAGCTACAGCAGGTCCTCCATTAGGTCCAGCTATCGGTCCTTTAGGTGTTAACATTATGCAAGTTGTTAACGAAATCAACCAAAAAACAGCTTCATATGAAGGTATGAGTGTTCCTGTAAGTGTAATTGTAGATACTGAAAAAAGGTCATTCAAAGTTGAAGTGGGTATTCCTCCAGCATCAGCTTTAATTATGAAAGAATTAGGTATCGAAAAAGCTTCACAAGAACCAAAACACCAAGTTGCAGGTAATTTAACAATGGAACAAGTTGTTAAAGTTGCAAATATGAAATATGAAGCAATGTTATCATTCAACATCAAAAATGCTTCAAAAGAAGTTATCGGAACATGTGTTTCATTAGGTGTAAATGTTGAAGGAAAAACTCCAAGAGAAGCACAAAAAGCTATCGATGCAGGAGAATTTGACAGTTTTTTTAACTAA
- a CDS encoding protein translocase SEC61 complex subunit gamma, which translates to MSEKFDEIKTETKNFINQCQRVLKVSRKPTREEYINISKVTGLGICLLGAVGFAVHVPITYLKALIKP; encoded by the coding sequence ATGTCTGAAAAATTCGATGAAATAAAAACTGAAACAAAAAATTTCATAAATCAGTGTCAAAGAGTATTGAAAGTTTCAAGAAAACCTACACGTGAAGAATATATCAATATTTCAAAAGTTACGGGATTAGGAATTTGTTTATTGGGCGCAGTAGGATTTGCTGTCCACGTGCCAATTACATACTTAAAAGCACTTATAAAACCCTAA
- the ftsZ gene encoding cell division protein FtsZ — protein MKFLQNIAENDFLDEPKETLSDVDKELLELIEGSKARITVVGCGGAGNNAINRLADEQVEGAKVVAVNTDAQQLVKTKAENKVLIGKNLTRGLGAGGNPEKGEESARENAEDIKSAIQDSDLVFITCGLGGGTGTGSAPIVAEISKKMGALTVAVVTLPFSMEGKVRMTNALNGLEKLQEVADTIVIIPNDKLLEIVRNVPLRTAFKVADEVLMNSVRGMVELVNNAGDIHVDFADVKAVMDDGGIAMMGIGESDSEKRAKEAINMALNSPLLCVDIEGATGALIHVTGPEDMSLDEAQDIVSTVSERLSENATIIWGTTIDDKLENSLRVLLIITGTKSTVNHNLSLKRNKVIIDIPKI, from the coding sequence TTGAAATTTTTACAAAATATTGCTGAAAACGATTTTTTAGACGAACCTAAAGAAACTCTATCGGATGTAGATAAAGAATTATTAGAGTTAATAGAAGGTTCAAAAGCAAGAATAACAGTTGTAGGTTGTGGTGGGGCCGGTAATAATGCAATAAATAGGTTAGCTGATGAACAGGTTGAAGGTGCAAAAGTAGTTGCCGTTAATACCGATGCTCAGCAATTAGTTAAAACCAAAGCTGAAAATAAGGTTTTAATTGGTAAAAACTTAACCCGCGGATTAGGGGCTGGAGGAAACCCTGAAAAAGGAGAAGAATCAGCTCGTGAAAATGCAGAAGACATTAAATCTGCGATACAAGACTCAGATTTAGTATTCATCACCTGCGGATTAGGTGGCGGTACAGGAACAGGTTCTGCACCAATAGTTGCGGAAATATCAAAGAAAATGGGTGCTTTAACTGTTGCTGTTGTAACATTGCCATTCTCAATGGAAGGAAAAGTAAGAATGACCAATGCTTTAAATGGACTTGAAAAATTGCAAGAAGTTGCAGATACCATTGTTATTATTCCAAACGATAAATTATTAGAAATCGTTAGAAACGTGCCATTAAGAACTGCTTTTAAAGTAGCTGACGAAGTTTTAATGAATTCAGTTAGGGGAATGGTTGAACTCGTAAACAATGCTGGAGATATCCACGTGGACTTTGCAGATGTTAAAGCTGTAATGGACGATGGTGGAATAGCAATGATGGGAATCGGCGAAAGCGATTCAGAAAAAAGAGCAAAAGAAGCTATCAATATGGCTTTAAACAGTCCGTTATTATGCGTAGATATAGAAGGAGCTACAGGTGCTTTAATACACGTTACTGGACCAGAAGATATGAGTTTAGATGAAGCTCAAGATATTGTTTCAACTGTTTCAGAAAGACTTTCTGAAAATGCTACAATTATTTGGGGTACCACAATTGACGACAAATTAGAAAACTCATTGAGAGTTTTATTAATCATTACAGGTACAAAATCAACCGTAAACCATAATTTAAGTCTTAAAAGAAATAAAGTAATTATTGACATTCCAAAAATTTAA
- the map gene encoding type II methionyl aminopeptidase, giving the protein MENQELEYQKIMKAGEIASKVRGEAQNMIKPGVKLYDVAEFVENRIRELGGEVAFPCNLSINDIAAHYTPFAGDESVFGENDVIKLDLGAHIDGFIADTATTVDLSNSYSDLKKASEDALKTVINSIELPMNVGEMGKIISEVIESYNLKPISNLSGHVMHQNVLHAGVSVPNVYEKTKDTIDVGDLVAIEPFATDGFGAITDGNGKYIYKYIVSRPLRLPSARNILKIIENKFCHLPFSERDIAKLNPKYKMGLKTLVNAGCLYAYPVLVEKERGMVSQCEHTVYMGEDKIEITTK; this is encoded by the coding sequence ATGGAAAATCAGGAATTAGAATATCAAAAAATTATGAAAGCAGGGGAAATTGCTTCAAAGGTTAGGGGCGAAGCCCAAAATATGATAAAACCCGGCGTAAAATTATATGATGTAGCGGAGTTTGTTGAAAATAGGATTAGAGAATTAGGTGGGGAAGTTGCATTTCCTTGTAATTTATCTATAAATGATATTGCTGCACATTATACACCATTTGCAGGTGATGAGTCAGTTTTTGGAGAAAATGACGTAATAAAATTAGATTTAGGTGCACATATTGATGGATTCATTGCAGATACTGCAACAACTGTTGATTTATCAAATAGCTATTCAGATTTAAAAAAAGCTTCAGAAGATGCTTTAAAAACGGTTATAAACTCAATAGAATTACCAATGAACGTTGGAGAAATGGGAAAAATAATCAGTGAAGTAATAGAAAGCTATAATTTAAAACCTATATCAAATCTTTCAGGCCACGTGATGCATCAAAATGTATTACATGCTGGTGTTAGTGTACCTAACGTCTATGAAAAAACAAAGGACACAATAGACGTTGGCGATTTAGTAGCAATTGAACCATTTGCCACTGATGGATTTGGAGCCATTACTGACGGAAACGGCAAATATATTTACAAATACATAGTTTCAAGACCTTTAAGACTACCTTCTGCAAGAAATATCTTAAAAATTATTGAAAATAAATTTTGCCATTTACCATTTTCAGAGCGAGATATTGCTAAATTAAACCCCAAATATAAAATGGGTTTAAAAACATTGGTAAATGCAGGATGTCTATATGCTTATCCTGTTTTGGTTGAAAAAGAACGTGGTATGGTATCACAATGTGA
- a CDS encoding DNA topoisomerase IV subunit A produces the protein MITSKERKLASQKLLNMANQMYDDIIRKKRPIIKFPVRSLSNARFDDEKGTFTLMGKEKERTFNVNQAKIFAQTIKMMEFSKSLLDTNDFSTLREAYYVSKNWGEARFDDQQPSNGVIEDLEAASDFLREDLGFMPEEDGASVVGPLKVIDKTQDGQEIIIDCTKLGSGAYNIPNEVTNLTLETTAEFVLAIETAGMFARLSAEGFWKKHNCILVSLKGVPSRATRRFVKRLAEEKKLPILVFTDGDPYGYLNIYRTLKVGSGKAVHLADKLAVPEARLIGVTPQDIVDYELPTHPLKDHDIKRLKDGLKNDDFVKSFSDWQQALTMMANSKVRAEQQSLAKYGLKYVVEEYLPAKIEDQKTWLP, from the coding sequence ATGATAACATCAAAAGAAAGAAAATTAGCTTCTCAAAAATTACTTAATATGGCAAATCAGATGTATGATGATATTATAAGGAAAAAAAGGCCAATTATTAAATTCCCGGTAAGAAGTTTGTCTAACGCAAGATTTGACGATGAAAAGGGTACTTTTACATTAATGGGTAAGGAGAAAGAAAGAACTTTTAATGTAAATCAAGCAAAAATATTTGCCCAAACAATAAAAATGATGGAATTTTCAAAGAGTTTATTGGATACAAATGATTTCTCAACATTGAGGGAAGCATATTATGTATCTAAAAACTGGGGTGAGGCCAGATTTGATGACCAACAACCATCTAACGGCGTTATTGAGGACTTGGAGGCAGCTTCTGATTTTTTAAGGGAAGATTTAGGTTTTATGCCTGAAGAAGATGGTGCTTCTGTTGTAGGTCCGTTAAAAGTTATTGATAAAACTCAAGATGGTCAAGAAATTATAATCGATTGTACTAAATTGGGCAGTGGTGCATATAACATACCTAATGAAGTTACAAATTTAACATTGGAAACAACTGCAGAGTTTGTTTTAGCAATTGAGACTGCGGGTATGTTTGCGAGATTAAGTGCTGAAGGATTTTGGAAAAAACACAACTGTATATTAGTTTCATTGAAGGGTGTACCTTCAAGGGCTACAAGAAGATTTGTGAAAAGATTAGCAGAGGAAAAAAAGTTGCCCATTTTGGTATTTACGGATGGCGACCCTTACGGGTATTTAAACATTTACAGAACTTTAAAAGTTGGTAGTGGTAAAGCAGTACACTTGGCTGATAAATTGGCAGTTCCTGAAGCAAGATTAATCGGTGTCACGCCTCAAGATATCGTAGATTATGAATTACCTACTCACCCGTTAAAAGACCATGATATTAAGAGATTAAAAGACGGTTTGAAAAATGACGACTTTGTTAAATCGTTCTCAGACTGGCAACAAGCTTTAACGATGATGGCAAATAGTAAAGTAAGGGCAGAACAGCAGTCTTTAGCTAAATATGGTTTAAAATATGTTGTAGAAGAGTATTTACCTGCTAAAATAGAAGACCAAAAAACTTGGTTGCCATAA
- the twy1 gene encoding 4-demethylwyosine synthase TYW1, which produces MITNSNTIKQDKPKKSQKTQNLEKRIPQIPEQLYNILRKQHYQIEDHSAVKLCGWVRKSFLENKDCYKSKFYGINTHRCVQSTPSVIWCQQQCEFCWRVLPSDLGIDEPNFKEPKWKEPEEVAEDILKMHKTIITGYKGIIDRIGAEKYAEATEPKHVALSLAGEPTMYPYLDELIEIFHKKKMSTFVVSNGVLTDVIEKINPTQLYVSLDATDLESYKKICRGTEQNWNSILDTLDLLHEKKRTCLRTTVIKNINDDLSKFAELYDRANVNFIEVKSYMNVGYSRKRLNLDDMIKHDELIKISKEIEDKSAFEVIDDSQDSRVVLLSNTLENRCINPKIDFENL; this is translated from the coding sequence ATGATTACTAATTCAAACACAATTAAGCAAGATAAACCTAAGAAATCACAAAAAACTCAAAATTTGGAAAAAAGAATTCCTCAAATTCCTGAACAATTATATAATATTCTTAGAAAACAGCATTATCAAATTGAAGACCATAGTGCAGTTAAATTATGTGGTTGGGTAAGAAAAAGCTTTTTAGAAAATAAAGACTGTTATAAGTCTAAATTTTACGGAATAAACACACATAGGTGTGTTCAAAGTACTCCTTCAGTTATATGGTGTCAACAGCAATGTGAATTTTGTTGGAGAGTTTTACCATCTGATTTAGGTATCGATGAGCCAAACTTTAAAGAACCAAAATGGAAAGAGCCGGAAGAAGTGGCAGAAGATATTTTAAAGATGCACAAAACTATTATTACAGGATATAAAGGTATTATCGATAGAATTGGTGCTGAAAAGTATGCGGAAGCAACTGAACCAAAACACGTAGCATTGTCTTTGGCAGGGGAACCTACAATGTACCCATATCTTGACGAATTGATAGAAATATTCCATAAAAAGAAAATGTCTACATTTGTGGTTTCTAATGGGGTATTAACCGATGTAATTGAAAAAATAAACCCTACTCAACTTTATGTATCATTAGATGCAACTGATTTGGAAAGCTATAAAAAAATATGCCGAGGAACTGAGCAGAATTGGAATAGTATATTAGATACTTTAGATTTATTGCACGAAAAGAAAAGAACTTGCCTCAGAACTACGGTTATTAAAAATATAAACGATGATTTATCGAAATTTGCTGAATTGTACGATAGAGCGAATGTAAATTTCATAGAAGTTAAATCTTATATGAATGTTGGATATTCAAGAAAGAGACTTAATTTAGATGATATGATTAAACACGATGAATTAATTAAAATATCTAAAGAAATCGAAGATAAATCTGCATTCGAAGTTATAGACGATTCTCAGGATAGTAGGGTAGTTTTATTATCAAATACCTTGGAAAATAGATGTATAAATCCAAAAATAGATTTTGAAAACTTATGA
- a CDS encoding ArsR/SmtB family transcription factor, whose product MISEQGYEHMAETFKAFADPTRLMILRLLNENESMCVCKIIDELGKPQPTISHHLNILKKSGLIKARKEGTWNHYYIVNPKVKEMVHIIGDFEN is encoded by the coding sequence ATGATAAGCGAACAAGGTTATGAACATATGGCGGAAACATTTAAAGCGTTTGCAGACCCTACAAGGTTAATGATTTTGAGATTATTAAATGAAAACGAAAGTATGTGCGTATGCAAGATTATTGATGAATTGGGCAAACCCCAACCTACTATTTCACACCACTTAAACATTTTGAAAAAATCAGGTTTAATTAAAGCAAGAAAAGAAGGTACTTGGAACCACTACTATATAGTAAACCCTAAAGTCAAAGAAATGGTCCACATTATTGGCGATTTTGAAAACTAA
- a CDS encoding OBG GTPase family GTP-binding protein: MGVQEDIRKLEDEIKNTQYNKATQKHIGKLKSKLAKLREESQNPSGSGGSAGPSYAIRKTGDATVAFVGFPSVGKSTLLNKLTNANSEVGAYAFTTLTIIPGLMEHKGAKIQVLDAPGIISGASFGRGRGSEVLAAVRNVDLIMVIVDVFSPEHIPVIERELSNVGIRLDQIPPEVKIAKRDRGGVAVNTTLPLSKIDEDTVVAILGEYKIHNADIVIRDDVDADQLIDSVMGNRSYIPTLVIINKIDLADQESLDIMESEVHERPHVFVSGHKEINLEELKDKIFDTLGFIKLYLKPQGKKADMTDPLIILKNSKVKDVCNKLHRDFVKNFRYAQVWGPSAKHPGQRVGLDHVLGDGDILSIVVKKSGQ; this comes from the coding sequence ATGGGAGTTCAGGAAGACATTAGAAAATTAGAAGATGAAATTAAAAACACGCAATATAACAAAGCTACTCAAAAGCATATTGGAAAATTAAAATCAAAATTGGCAAAATTAAGAGAAGAATCTCAAAATCCTTCCGGTTCAGGAGGTTCTGCAGGACCTTCGTATGCCATAAGAAAAACAGGAGATGCTACAGTAGCTTTCGTAGGATTTCCATCAGTTGGTAAATCCACACTATTGAATAAGTTAACTAATGCTAATTCTGAAGTAGGAGCTTACGCATTTACCACACTTACTATAATACCAGGACTTATGGAACATAAAGGCGCTAAAATACAAGTTTTAGATGCCCCGGGTATCATATCAGGTGCTTCTTTTGGTAGAGGTAGGGGTAGCGAAGTTTTAGCAGCAGTTAGAAACGTAGATTTGATAATGGTTATTGTAGACGTATTTTCTCCAGAACATATCCCCGTTATTGAAAGAGAGCTATCAAACGTAGGTATTAGATTAGACCAAATACCTCCAGAAGTTAAAATAGCAAAAAGGGATAGAGGAGGGGTTGCTGTTAATACAACGCTTCCATTATCTAAAATAGACGAAGATACAGTTGTTGCAATATTGGGAGAATATAAAATACACAATGCAGATATTGTAATAAGAGACGACGTAGATGCAGACCAATTGATTGATTCAGTTATGGGTAATAGGTCATATATACCTACACTTGTAATTATAAATAAAATCGACCTTGCAGACCAGGAAAGCTTAGATATAATGGAAAGTGAAGTTCATGAGAGACCTCACGTGTTTGTATCGGGACACAAAGAAATAAATTTGGAAGAATTAAAAGATAAAATATTTGATACCCTTGGATTTATCAAATTATACTTAAAACCACAAGGTAAAAAAGCTGATATGACCGACCCGTTAATTATACTTAAAAATTCAAAGGTAAAAGACGTTTGTAATAAATTACACAGAGATTTTGTTAAAAATTTCAGATATGCACAGGTTTGGGGCCCTTCAGCAAAACACCCTGGTCAAAGGGTAGGTTTAGACCACGTCTTAGGCGATGGCGATATATTATCGATTGTTGTTAAAAAATCCGGTCAATAA
- a CDS encoding adenylosuccinate synthetase, with protein MTCTIIVGGQWGDEGKGKIVSYLCEKDNPSIIARGGVGPNAGHTVEVGDKKYGIRMVPTGFPNVNAKLAIGAGVLTDPEVLEKELEMLKDFNVAQRIILDSNSGVIELKHREMDKSNVHLSKEIGSTGTGCGPANVDRAMRTLKQAKDVESLQKYLGDVSKEVNTAIENNENVLIEGTQGALLSLFHGSYPYVTSKDTNASSFAADVGVGPTKIDEVIVVFKSYPTRVGEGPFPSEMTEEEAETLGVIEYGTVTGRRRRVGHFDYELAKKVCDLNGATQIALTCLDKYDTECYGMKKYEDLSDKSKEFIKIMEQKLGVKVTLISTGPELSQTIDIRNK; from the coding sequence ATGACATGTACCATTATTGTAGGCGGTCAATGGGGCGACGAAGGTAAGGGAAAAATCGTAAGTTACCTTTGCGAAAAAGATAATCCTTCAATCATTGCAAGAGGCGGTGTAGGTCCTAACGCAGGTCATACTGTAGAAGTTGGAGATAAAAAATACGGAATTAGAATGGTTCCAACTGGTTTTCCTAATGTTAATGCTAAATTAGCAATCGGTGCTGGTGTTTTAACCGACCCTGAAGTTTTAGAAAAAGAATTAGAAATGTTAAAAGATTTCAATGTGGCTCAAAGAATCATATTGGATTCAAACAGTGGCGTAATTGAATTAAAACACAGAGAAATGGATAAATCAAACGTTCACCTTTCTAAAGAAATTGGTTCAACCGGTACAGGTTGCGGTCCTGCAAACGTAGACAGAGCAATGAGAACCTTAAAACAAGCTAAAGACGTTGAAAGTTTACAAAAATATCTCGGGGATGTATCCAAGGAAGTTAATACTGCAATTGAAAACAACGAAAATGTTTTAATTGAGGGTACACAAGGAGCTTTACTTTCTCTTTTCCACGGTAGTTATCCATATGTTACCTCTAAAGATACTAATGCGTCCTCTTTTGCAGCAGATGTGGGCGTAGGTCCAACAAAGATTGACGAAGTTATTGTAGTCTTCAAATCTTACCCTACAAGAGTGGGTGAAGGTCCTTTCCCATCTGAAATGACTGAGGAAGAAGCGGAAACGTTGGGTGTAATTGAATACGGTACTGTTACGGGTAGAAGAAGAAGAGTTGGCCATTTTGATTACGAACTTGCTAAAAAAGTCTGTGATTTAAACGGTGCAACACAAATAGCATTAACCTGTTTAGATAAATATGATACAGAATGTTATGGCATGAAAAAATATGAAGATTTGTCTGATAAATCAAAAGAATTTATAAAAATAATGGAACAAAAATTAGGTGTTAAAGTTACTTTAATATCTACTGGGCCAGAATTAAGTCAAACTATAGATATTAGAAACAAATAA
- a CDS encoding molybdopterin-guanine dinucleotide biosynthesis protein MobB, with translation MRVIGVIGKKDTGKTSIICDILKHVSGISVATIKKTHHSVEIDTPNTDSYRMKENSNLSVLSTGTKTGFYYDGMSLYEILSKIDYDLVIIEGFKEELIKYNIPKILMVEGKRGLDLLDNQVIMTIEDFKYDIKEVISEITDKAVVPTYNFNCGHCGYNCKQFVEKMIKGENNLKWDRCVMSYSIKITADDKIIPANPFVSDIIKNTIKGLIFSLKSVENPQKITISFDDESNNDLSNKIVVKTIENEKLNSKKN, from the coding sequence ATGAGGGTAATTGGAGTAATTGGTAAAAAAGACACCGGTAAAACAAGTATTATATGCGATATTTTAAAGCATGTAAGTGGAATTAGTGTCGCCACCATAAAAAAAACACATCACAGCGTTGAAATAGATACACCAAATACTGACTCATATAGAATGAAAGAAAACTCCAACTTGTCAGTATTGTCCACAGGTACTAAAACAGGTTTTTACTACGACGGTATGTCATTATATGAAATTTTATCAAAAATAGATTACGACCTTGTAATTATTGAAGGATTTAAGGAAGAACTTATTAAATACAATATTCCAAAGATATTAATGGTTGAAGGTAAAAGGGGTTTGGATTTATTAGATAATCAAGTCATAATGACTATTGAAGACTTTAAATATGATATTAAAGAAGTCATTAGTGAAATTACTGACAAAGCTGTAGTCCCTACGTATAACTTTAATTGTGGACATTGCGGATATAACTGCAAACAGTTTGTAGAAAAAATGATAAAAGGCGAAAATAATTTAAAATGGGATAGATGTGTAATGTCATATTCTATTAAAATAACTGCCGACGATAAAATAATCCCTGCAAATCCTTTTGTATCAGATATTATTAAAAATACGATTAAAGGTTTAATATTTAGCCTTAAATCAGTCGAAAATCCTCAAAAAATTACAATATCTTTTGATGATGAATCAAATAACGATTTATCAAACAAAATCGTAGTGAAAACTATCGAAAATGAAAAATTAAATTCCAAAAAGAATTGA
- a CDS encoding transcription elongation factor Spt5 produces the protein MIFAVRTTTGQEQNVAEALASRAERENLEVFSILATEDLKGYILVEATNKGAIEELVRQNFKVKGIVPGESSVKELEHLLTPTKIIESIDKGDVVELVGGPFKGEKARVTRVDKNKEEITLELMEAAVAIPITVGIEQVKIIAKDAP, from the coding sequence ATGATATTCGCAGTAAGAACGACCACAGGACAAGAGCAAAACGTTGCAGAAGCTTTAGCTTCAAGAGCTGAAAGAGAAAACTTAGAAGTATTCTCCATTTTAGCGACAGAAGACTTAAAAGGATATATATTAGTAGAAGCCACAAATAAAGGGGCTATTGAAGAATTGGTAAGACAAAACTTTAAAGTTAAAGGAATAGTTCCAGGAGAATCGAGTGTAAAAGAATTAGAGCACTTGCTAACACCTACAAAAATCATTGAATCAATTGACAAAGGGGATGTTGTTGAATTGGTTGGTGGACCATTTAAAGGAGAAAAAGCAAGAGTCACAAGAGTGGACAAAAACAAAGAAGAAATTACCTTGGAATTAATGGAAGCCGCTGTTGCAATCCCTATTACTGTTGGAATCGAACAGGTTAAAATTATTGCAAAAGATGCCCCTTAA